A segment of the Filifactor alocis ATCC 35896 genome:
GTATATTCCCCAAGCGGTTGTTCGTGGCATATTCTTGACACCCGAATGGGTAAAACTCCAGCACACAAAGGACGAACAGTCGAAGTTATTCGGCCCGTTCGCCCCAAATACATATCTCTTTCCGATATGCTTTTCCGCTTCGTTAAACAGTGCCTTCACCGTTACATCGTCAAAGGCAATTCCCGGATTTGAAAAGTCGGGATTGTCTACAATCTCCGATAAATTTCCGTTTCCGCTTCCAAAGACAGTTTCCATGTTTCCCTTAGAGGCAAGCAAGGCTTCATAGTGAAGAACATTATCGGGATACTCTGCGAAGATTTCTCTTACGATACTGTCCATTTCCCTTTTCTTCAGTGTTACTATGAGCTTCTTATACTCATAAGCTTCTTCATGACTTTCGGTATGCTCATTGCCATCTTCATCGGTATATGTTTCCGTAACCGTCCTGTATCTGATTTCAATTTCTTCTCGATAAGATAAATCATACATCTTTGTAAAAATGTCATGGATGATACTTTGAACTTCCTTTGAATCCTTAATTTCTCCACATCTTGAAGTGATGTAGGATAAAAGCTCATGGGTGTTGTGTCCGATTTCTCCCTCTTTTTCTATGAGATATTCATCATAGCCGGGATAATTTTCTTCTACGGAACTGATTTCATCTTGCAGACCTTCTTCCAATCCCGAAAACTGTTGATTGATTTCACTTAGTACATTTTGGTCGGAAAGATAGGTTGTAGTTAATACGCCGCTTGTAGAGTTTATCATTCCGGTCATGGAGGTGCCTGCAAATTGAATGATAAAAGTCCCCAAAATAATAAGACCTATGACAATCATCATAAGTCCCTTTGCTTTTCGTATCAGCATTTCTTTGGAGCTTTTCAGTGTTCCGATCAGACTTTCTTTGATACGATCTCTAAGCCTTGATTTATTTCGTTTCCCAATAGCGGATTTCATCTGCTTTTTCTTTTGAAACTTCTTAAAAGCATTTGCTTGCTTATATTCCTTTGTTTTCTTTAATTCCTCTTTGGCTTCCCGAAACTCCAATTTTGATTTACGCTTTCGTATCTTGTAATCTTTTTTGCTTAGGTTATAGCTTTTTTTAGCCTTTTTCTTATCGGCATAGTTTTTTATCCCATGAAGTAATTTTGAATTGCCGTCTGCAATCTTTTCTCCGGTTTCCACACCCTGATTTTCATCACTGCCATGGGATAGGTAATCCCTTACCGCTTCACTTCCTTTTGCTAAACCTGACAGAACAGATCCCTTTGCAGACTTTTTCTTTTCTCTGCCCTGAATCATCTCTTTGGAAGACTTTTTCCCTTCCGTCTTATCGTCTGCGTGATTGTCTTCCTTTTTCCTTGTATAGACCTTATCCGAATAGTTTTTTCGTTTATACAGCTTCTTTTGAGCATTGTGCTTTTTGTTAGAGTGTTCCGTTATACCTTCTTTGGTATGAAGATTATCTTCCACATCATAAGTCGATTCAAAATAGTCGCTGTCTCTAAAGTCATTGTCATACCTGTCGATGATACCATCATTATCAAGGTCTTTTCCCAAAGGATCGTAGATTTCTTCATTTTGACTGTACTTTCCTTCCGTTCTTAACTCTTTTCTGACTTTTTCAGCCATTTTTCTTTTCTTTAAAAGCTCGGCTTTTTGTTCTTCAAAGGAGATTTCCTTTTCTGTTTTTATGCTTTTCGGTGCAGAAACTATCTCATCGGCTATTGTTTCATCATTTGCAAGGGAAGTAAAAACACTGTTTTCATCGCCGGAGACAAGAGGGGATTTATTATCTTCTTTTGAGGTATCTGTTTCCTTGTCTTTTACAACATTTTTAAGCTGTTTCACCTTTCTTTTGGAACTTCCTTGCAAAAGCTCATTCTTGGAATTTCTTTTGCTTTCCTTTTCGTGGATCTTATCCTGAAATCGGTCTTTCTCGTGAATAATTTTCCCTCGGTAATCATCGCCATGCTTTAATTTACCGGCTTCATCCGCATCCATATATTCTTTCCCTAACAGTTTTGCTTCCTCTTTGATTTTCTGCCTTTCCTTAAAATCTCGCCTTAATTTCTTTTCCACAAGCTATCACCTCACTTCTTCCGGTTTCGTTGTCATCTTCTGGTAAAGAATGGTATCTTTCGGGAACTTATCAATAAAGGGAACGATGGTGTTTCCGAAGAATAACAGTCCTTCTCCCGCATTGGAATTGGTAACATATTTAAGCTGCGGTTTGGAAATTTTCAGTTTTCTTGCCAAGATTTCCCGATCTCCTGACGCTTGATTGAGCATTAAGACAAAGTCCGTATTATCAAAGATATTTTCTATCTCCTTACTCATCAGTAGGTCTTTGACATTCTGCGTGATGCCGGTCGGAATTCCTCCCCATTTTCTGAAACGCTTCCATATTTCTACGGAGTAGGAAGCGGTCTGTTCTTCTTTTAGAAGCAAGTGAAACTCATCGATGTAATACCTTGTTGCCTTATTTCCTCTATTTTGAGATACCTTATTCCAAACCTGATCCTGAATCACAAGCATTCCGATTTTTTTAAGCTGACTGCCCAGTTCCTTGATGTCAAAACAAAGGAGCTGCTTATTTAAGTCCACATTGGACTGATGGTTAAATACATTAAGAGAGCCTGTTACATAGATCTCCATCTCCGTTGCCAGTTTTTTTCCGACCTTTTCTTCTTGATTTTTTAACATATCGTATAGATCTTGTAAGATAGGCATGTTTTTCGGTTCAGGTTCGTTAAAATACTTCTCATAAATCTTAGGTAAGCACCTGTCTATAACCGACTTTTCCTCTGCTGTCAGTCCGCTTCCTCCAACGACAAGTTCAAGCATAGACATGATGAAGTTTGCCTTGTCTTTTAACGGTGTATCTCCATCGCCGTAGTTCATATTGATGTCAAGGGGATTGAGGTAATCCTTTGATTTACTGCTAACCTTAATGACTTCTCCGTTAAACTGACGCACAAGATTGCCATATTCGCCCTCCGGATCGCAGATGATGACATCATCATCCGTTACCAAAATCGCATTTGCCATTTCACGCTTTGCACTAAAGGACTTACCGCTTCCGGGTGTTCCTAAGATTAACCCATTGGGATTCTTTAATTTCTTTCGATCCGCCATAATCAGGTTATGGCTTAGTGCATTCAGTCCGTAGTATAAGCTGTTGCTTGAATTTATGAAAAGCTCCTCTGTGGTAAACGGTATAAAGACGGCTGTTGATGAGGAAGTTAAGCCTCTGTTAATCTCCAGCTTATTCACGCCAAGAGGAAGTACGCTTACAAGTCCCTGTTCCTGTGCATGATCAAGTCTTTTTAATTTGCAGTTGTGCTTATTGGCAATAGAGCTGATTTGTGCAATGGCGTTTTCCAGTTTCTGTACTGTCCTTGCAAAGTTCATAAAGATAATGGTTACGACAAACATACGCTCATCTCTTGTCTGCAAGTCTTTGAGTAGGCTTTTCACATCTTCACCATAGGTAATTAGGTCTGAGGGTAAAATGTCCATATCATAACCCGCTCTTACCGCCTTTTTGTTTTCCTCAATTCGCATTTTGTCGATGTCGGTATTTTTTCGTTTTACCATCTTAATGGCTTCCGACTGCTCGATCGCCTTGATATGAAAGGAAA
Coding sequences within it:
- a CDS encoding VirB4-like conjugal transfer ATPase, CD1110 family, with amino-acid sequence MNSKRKIQQLKLMQNEKALRKEKQELKQDKTKMKKKKDGFLSLIFKKEPKRHTVEDTLPYLRMLKSGICQSDEKHFSKSIAFEDINYQLALEEDRDLIFNQFANFLNSFDPSVKIELSYINQLGRNEEMQSAIQIPDKKDGFDEIRLEFREMLKNQIVKGNNGLRKSKYITFTVEADNMEQAISKLERLEIDILSSLKSMGVRAESLNGEERLKILHDVLNPGKTFEFSYKDLKKKESTKSYITPDEFNFTPSRYFKFGKFIGAISHFQILASELSDRMLAEFLDIDDNINISFHIKAIEQSEAIKMVKRKNTDIDKMRIEENKKAVRAGYDMDILPSDLITYGEDVKSLLKDLQTRDERMFVVTIIFMNFARTVQKLENAIAQISSIANKHNCKLKRLDHAQEQGLVSVLPLGVNKLEINRGLTSSSTAVFIPFTTEELFINSSNSLYYGLNALSHNLIMADRKKLKNPNGLILGTPGSGKSFSAKREMANAILVTDDDVIICDPEGEYGNLVRQFNGEVIKVSSKSKDYLNPLDINMNYGDGDTPLKDKANFIMSMLELVVGGSGLTAEEKSVIDRCLPKIYEKYFNEPEPKNMPILQDLYDMLKNQEEKVGKKLATEMEIYVTGSLNVFNHQSNVDLNKQLLCFDIKELGSQLKKIGMLVIQDQVWNKVSQNRGNKATRYYIDEFHLLLKEEQTASYSVEIWKRFRKWGGIPTGITQNVKDLLMSKEIENIFDNTDFVLMLNQASGDREILARKLKISKPQLKYVTNSNAGEGLLFFGNTIVPFIDKFPKDTILYQKMTTKPEEVR
- a CDS encoding C40 family peptidase, translating into MEKKLRRDFKERQKIKEEAKLLGKEYMDADEAGKLKHGDDYRGKIIHEKDRFQDKIHEKESKRNSKNELLQGSSKRKVKQLKNVVKDKETDTSKEDNKSPLVSGDENSVFTSLANDETIADEIVSAPKSIKTEKEISFEEQKAELLKKRKMAEKVRKELRTEGKYSQNEEIYDPLGKDLDNDGIIDRYDNDFRDSDYFESTYDVEDNLHTKEGITEHSNKKHNAQKKLYKRKNYSDKVYTRKKEDNHADDKTEGKKSSKEMIQGREKKKSAKGSVLSGLAKGSEAVRDYLSHGSDENQGVETGEKIADGNSKLLHGIKNYADKKKAKKSYNLSKKDYKIRKRKSKLEFREAKEELKKTKEYKQANAFKKFQKKKQMKSAIGKRNKSRLRDRIKESLIGTLKSSKEMLIRKAKGLMMIVIGLIILGTFIIQFAGTSMTGMINSTSGVLTTTYLSDQNVLSEINQQFSGLEEGLQDEISSVEENYPGYDEYLIEKEGEIGHNTHELLSYITSRCGEIKDSKEVQSIIHDIFTKMYDLSYREEIEIRYRTVTETYTDEDGNEHTESHEEAYEYKKLIVTLKKREMDSIVREIFAEYPDNVLHYEALLASKGNMETVFGSGNGNLSEIVDNPDFSNPGIAFDDVTVKALFNEAEKHIGKRYVFGANGPNNFDCSSFVCWSFTHSGVKNMPRTTAWGIYKTYCNPVSPSEAKAGDIIFFKNTYDSGSPISHVGIYAGNGMMIHAGDPIRFVSINTPYWREHFYGFGRVK